The Anaeromicrobium sediminis genome has a window encoding:
- a CDS encoding GerAB/ArcD/ProY family transporter: protein MSNDKINEVQGSCIVILFILSSGFILPLGAQAKEDIWIAIFMGMVLCVGIVKVYSHIIGKYNNKSFFKIIETVFGKFIGSIINILYIWYSIHLCGLTVRDFGEFPTSTTLNNTPLFIFMIGIILLAIVAVKEGPGAIGKSAVIVVFFTSPIPIFTILILIPRMDYLNIMPILHCGISNLMKATLSTFTFPFAETLLCIVLIEEIKDKKNAYKSYAKGILIGGMTLVGVTVAELLVIGHNIYANTYFPVYVVASQANLGEFLERMEIVTILATSLATFVKVATCIYFAAKGISTVLNMKRYNHIVTPIGLLILGVSYIVYPSVMAIIGWSTKIYPYYGLVFEVFLPLIILVGIYINKNKKTNVRN from the coding sequence ATGAGTAATGACAAAATAAATGAAGTACAGGGTAGTTGTATAGTAATATTGTTCATATTGTCATCAGGGTTTATACTTCCCTTGGGGGCTCAAGCCAAGGAAGATATATGGATAGCCATATTTATGGGAATGGTACTATGTGTAGGAATAGTAAAAGTATATTCTCATATAATAGGTAAATATAATAATAAAAGTTTTTTTAAAATAATAGAAACAGTTTTTGGTAAATTTATTGGAAGTATAATAAATATATTATATATATGGTACAGCATACATTTATGTGGATTAACTGTGAGAGATTTTGGAGAATTTCCCACATCAACCACATTAAATAATACACCATTATTTATTTTTATGATAGGAATAATACTCCTTGCTATAGTAGCAGTAAAAGAAGGTCCTGGTGCAATAGGTAAATCTGCAGTAATAGTAGTATTTTTCACATCACCTATACCCATATTTACCATATTAATATTAATACCTAGGATGGATTATTTAAATATAATGCCCATATTACATTGTGGCATTTCAAATCTTATGAAGGCAACATTAAGTACCTTTACTTTTCCCTTTGCAGAAACCTTGTTGTGTATAGTTTTAATAGAAGAAATTAAAGATAAGAAAAATGCGTATAAAAGTTATGCTAAAGGTATATTGATAGGTGGAATGACTTTAGTTGGAGTTACAGTTGCTGAACTATTAGTAATTGGTCATAACATATATGCAAATACATATTTTCCCGTATACGTGGTGGCTAGCCAAGCTAACTTAGGAGAGTTTTTAGAAAGGATGGAAATTGTCACCATCTTAGCAACGAGTCTAGCCACATTTGTGAAAGTGGCTACTTGCATATATTTTGCAGCTAAGGGAATAAGTACTGTGTTAAATATGAAAAGATATAATCATATAGTGACACCCATAGGCCTATTAATATTGGGTGTTTCCTATATTGTTTATCCTTCAGTTATGGCCATTATAGGTTGGAGTACTAAAATATATCCCTATTATGGTTTAGTATTTGAAGTATTTTTACCCTTAATAATACTTGTAGGAATATATATTAATAAAAATAAAAAGACAAACGTAAGAAATTGA
- a CDS encoding DUF6765 family protein produces MNTEFHYYMTYLIATRAGFRPESAKIISIASQYVDNNNMIFTINKGTVEEYTNHISQTMNIIKPKKKLFRIYPLFHFIPGDPLAVSARRKDGKLHMLNTTPNSTNANNIFDAAIYSKNLYRIGIATHSFADTWAHQNFIGLYDTFNSVDGGVEKVIPFIGHASAYFYPDWPALIWKDSRLVGKYIKVNNKERSLQAAREIFRKLYLFLNPNGTAEHVHWESKKLLEDLSNAIGKMDQGNDEKENRIKRYKELAMKKEYGGVALEDYKKDTWFDEVVNEEILGIRDRSVISVNGVSVGLNRYDPLTDIYTWKNPKTYKKSHWYKFQEAVKSHQKVAFNILSKKNFSYLDLKDW; encoded by the coding sequence ATGAATACAGAGTTTCATTATTATATGACCTATCTAATAGCTACCCGAGCGGGATTTAGACCAGAATCAGCTAAAATAATAAGTATAGCTTCTCAATATGTGGATAATAATAATATGATTTTTACCATAAATAAAGGAACTGTAGAAGAATATACAAATCATATTAGTCAGACTATGAATATAATCAAACCTAAGAAGAAATTATTTAGAATATACCCATTATTTCATTTTATCCCTGGAGATCCCCTGGCTGTATCTGCAAGAAGGAAAGATGGGAAATTACATATGTTAAATACTACACCAAATAGTACGAATGCTAATAACATATTTGATGCGGCAATTTATAGCAAAAATCTATATAGGATTGGAATAGCTACCCATTCCTTTGCAGATACTTGGGCACATCAAAACTTTATTGGACTTTATGATACATTTAATTCTGTGGATGGAGGAGTAGAAAAGGTTATACCATTTATAGGTCATGCTTCTGCCTATTTTTATCCTGATTGGCCAGCCCTGATTTGGAAAGACAGTAGATTAGTGGGAAAATATATTAAAGTAAATAATAAGGAACGATCTTTGCAAGCAGCAAGGGAAATATTTAGGAAACTTTATTTGTTCTTAAATCCAAATGGAACTGCAGAACATGTACATTGGGAATCTAAAAAATTATTAGAGGATTTAAGTAATGCCATAGGGAAAATGGACCAAGGAAATGACGAAAAAGAAAATCGCATAAAAAGATATAAAGAATTGGCTATGAAAAAAGAGTATGGAGGAGTGGCATTAGAGGATTATAAAAAGGACACATGGTTTGATGAGGTAGTAAATGAAGAAATTTTAGGAATAAGGGATAGGAGTGTAATATCTGTAAATGGAGTTAGTGTAGGGTTAAATAGATATGATCCCCTAACAGATATATATACCTGGAAAAATCCTAAGACTTATAAAAAAAGTCATTGGTATAAATTTCAAGAAGCAGTCAAGTCACACCAAAAGGTGGCCTTTAATATATTAAGCAAGAAGAACTTTTCTTATTTAGATCTAAAAGACTGGTAA
- the thiC gene encoding phosphomethylpyrimidine synthase ThiC, whose product MKYNTQMEAAKAGVITKEMEIVSEKENMDIHKLRDLVAKGLVVIPANKNHESISPEGIGSGLRTKINVNLGISKDCPSIEKEIEKVKMAIDMKAEAIMDLSSFGKTEEFRKKIVEISPAMIGTVPIYDAVGFYDKELKDIKAEEFLDVVRKHAKDGVDFVTIHAGLNKETVNTFKRNKRLNHIVSRGGSLTYAWMELNNMENPFYEYYDELLDICREYDVTLSLGDALRPGSINDSTDASQIKELITLGELTKRAWEKDVQVMIEGPGHMAINEIEANMLLEKRLCHGAPFYVLGPIVTDVAPGYDHITSAIGGAIAASSGADFLCYVTPAEHLRLPNLEDMKEGIIASKIAAHAGDIAKNIPGARNWDFAMSEARQNLDWEKMFKLSMDPEKARRYREESMPHDEDSCTMCGKMCSMRNMNKVMAGKDINILRDDD is encoded by the coding sequence ATGAAATATAATACTCAAATGGAAGCGGCTAAAGCTGGTGTAATAACAAAGGAAATGGAAATAGTATCGGAAAAGGAAAATATGGATATACACAAATTAAGAGACTTAGTGGCAAAAGGATTAGTAGTAATACCAGCTAATAAGAATCATGAAAGTATTAGTCCAGAAGGAATTGGTAGTGGACTTAGAACTAAAATAAATGTAAATTTAGGAATATCGAAGGATTGTCCTAGCATAGAAAAAGAAATTGAAAAGGTAAAAATGGCCATAGATATGAAAGCAGAAGCCATAATGGATTTAAGTTCATTTGGAAAAACAGAGGAATTTAGAAAAAAAATAGTAGAAATTTCTCCAGCTATGATAGGAACTGTACCAATTTATGATGCAGTTGGTTTTTATGATAAGGAACTGAAGGATATAAAGGCAGAAGAGTTTTTAGATGTGGTAAGAAAGCATGCAAAGGATGGTGTGGACTTTGTTACTATCCATGCTGGGTTAAATAAAGAAACTGTAAATACATTCAAAAGAAATAAAAGATTAAATCATATAGTATCTAGGGGTGGATCATTAACATATGCATGGATGGAATTAAATAACATGGAAAATCCTTTTTATGAATACTATGACGAACTTTTAGATATATGTAGAGAATACGATGTTACCTTAAGTTTAGGTGATGCATTAAGACCAGGAAGTATAAATGACTCTACTGATGCAAGCCAAATTAAAGAATTAATAACATTAGGAGAACTTACTAAGAGGGCTTGGGAGAAGGATGTACAAGTTATGATAGAGGGTCCAGGTCATATGGCAATAAATGAAATAGAGGCAAATATGCTACTTGAGAAAAGATTATGTCATGGAGCTCCATTTTATGTATTAGGTCCTATAGTTACAGATGTGGCACCAGGATATGACCACATAACAAGTGCCATAGGAGGTGCTATTGCAGCTAGCTCAGGAGCAGACTTCTTATGCTATGTAACTCCTGCAGAACATCTTAGATTACCAAACTTAGAGGATATGAAGGAAGGAATTATAGCATCTAAAATAGCAGCCCATGCAGGAGATATTGCTAAAAATATACCGGGAGCAAGGAATTGGGATTTTGCAATGAGTGAAGCTAGACAAAATTTAGACTGGGAAAAAATGTTTAAATTGAGTATGGATCCAGAAAAAGCAAGAAGATATAGGGAAGAATCTATGCCACATGATGAAGATAGCTGTACCATGTGTGGAAAAATGTGTTCAATGAGAAACATGAACAAAGTAATGGCTGGGAAAGATATAAACATATTAAGAGATGATGATTAA
- the purF gene encoding amidophosphoribosyltransferase: MKIDEFNDKFKEECGILGVFFNKKENMETKVYSGLLALQHRGQESCGISYRNDNEIENIRKMGLVDNLFEGLQIDTNLLIGHVRYSTWGESTIKNSQPLLSNNISLAHNGTLTNGEDIKKILEKKGRKFSTDTDSEVILKVFEKDGIRGIYNNIKGAYAVVIIKDNELIAMRDPLGIRPICIGKIQNGYIVASESCAIEAMGGSFIRDLMAGEAIKIDKNGVSVIRKGNEVCNTCAFEYIYFAREDSKIDGICVGQIRSKLGKILGKEDFSKAHMVMGVPDTGTLPSIGYADQSNIKYEPGILRNKYVGRTFIAPKNRKNKVNDKFFILKDKVRGKDIVVIDDSLVSGTTSKELIGKLKKVGANRIHYRIASPIIRGKCDLGINMKNENIIGHFKNLEEIRDEIGADTLKYISIDNLIRVLGKNICTLCFTNKV, from the coding sequence ATGAAAATAGATGAGTTTAATGATAAATTCAAAGAAGAATGTGGAATATTGGGAGTATTTTTTAATAAAAAAGAAAATATGGAAACAAAAGTATACTCAGGCCTATTGGCCCTACAACATAGGGGTCAAGAAAGTTGTGGTATATCCTATAGAAATGATAATGAAATTGAAAATATTAGGAAGATGGGATTAGTAGATAACTTATTTGAAGGACTTCAGATTGATACTAATCTATTGATAGGCCATGTAAGATATTCCACATGGGGGGAGAGTACTATTAAAAATAGTCAACCCCTCCTTAGTAATAATATTAGTTTAGCTCATAATGGAACCCTAACAAATGGAGAGGATATTAAAAAAATTCTTGAAAAAAAGGGAAGAAAATTTAGTACGGATACGGATTCAGAAGTAATATTAAAAGTATTTGAAAAAGATGGTATAAGGGGGATTTACAATAATATAAAGGGTGCATATGCAGTAGTTATTATAAAAGATAATGAATTAATAGCCATGAGGGACCCTTTAGGAATTCGCCCCATATGTATAGGAAAGATCCAGAACGGGTACATAGTAGCATCAGAAAGTTGCGCCATAGAGGCTATGGGAGGCTCATTTATAAGAGACTTAATGGCAGGAGAAGCAATAAAAATAGATAAAAATGGAGTTTCCGTAATAAGAAAAGGAAATGAAGTATGCAATACATGTGCCTTTGAATATATATACTTTGCTAGGGAAGACTCTAAGATAGACGGAATTTGTGTAGGGCAAATAAGAAGTAAATTAGGAAAAATTTTAGGAAAAGAAGACTTTAGTAAGGCTCATATGGTCATGGGAGTGCCAGACACAGGAACTTTACCATCCATAGGTTATGCTGACCAATCTAATATTAAATATGAACCAGGAATCCTCAGAAATAAATATGTAGGAAGAACCTTTATAGCTCCAAAGAATAGGAAAAACAAAGTAAATGATAAGTTTTTTATATTAAAGGATAAAGTAAGAGGAAAAGATATAGTTGTAATAGATGATTCCTTAGTAAGTGGAACTACAAGTAAGGAATTAATAGGTAAGTTAAAAAAAGTAGGTGCTAATAGGATACATTATAGGATAGCTTCTCCTATTATAAGGGGGAAATGTGACCTGGGAATAAATATGAAGAATGAAAATATAATAGGTCACTTTAAAAATCTAGAAGAAATAAGAGATGAAATAGGTGCGGATACATTAAAATATATAAGTATAGATAATTTAATAAGGGTATTAGGGAAAAATATTTGTACGCTATGTTTTACTAATAAAGTATAA
- a CDS encoding ArsR/SmtB family transcription factor: MNNLYYDLSASFMKALAHPTRVKIIERLKGEDELCVCHIYEDLELEQSNVSQHLKILKDKGILESRKDGLKVMYKVKYKETIEILNLVKNILATELKEAQENLRGD, from the coding sequence ATGAATAATTTATATTATGATTTATCTGCTTCCTTTATGAAGGCATTAGCTCATCCCACTAGGGTTAAGATAATAGAGAGATTAAAGGGAGAAGATGAACTTTGTGTGTGCCACATATATGAGGATCTAGAATTAGAGCAATCTAATGTATCACAACATTTGAAAATACTAAAGGATAAGGGGATTTTAGAGAGTAGAAAAGACGGATTAAAAGTTATGTACAAAGTTAAATATAAGGAAACAATAGAAATATTAAATCTAGTAAAGAATATATTGGCAACGGAACTAAAAGAAGCGCAAGAAAACTTAAGGGGGGATTAG
- a CDS encoding permease translates to MVRDLFKLNLESHLGSSAQFFIYDTLKIIILLSFMIFTISYVRSYFPPDKVKNLLGKIGGVGAHVLASILGVLSPFUSCSTVPIFIGFVESGIPLGVTFTFLITSPIVNEIAIGFLFITFGAKIAIIYTLAGMIIGVVAGIVIEKMNLTHLVESYVYEMHMGEAESERLDFNGRIKFSLIAVRDIVKRVWLYIIIGIGIGAAIHGYAPEGFMVKYAGPNNPIAVFVAVVLGIPLYSNAVGTIPIVEALINKGVGVGTALAFMMSVVALSLPEMILLKQVIKPKLIAIFVAITGTSIILVGYLFNIIL, encoded by the coding sequence ATGGTTAGGGATTTATTTAAATTAAATTTAGAATCCCATTTAGGTTCAAGTGCACAGTTTTTCATATACGATACATTAAAGATTATAATACTTTTAAGTTTTATGATCTTTACCATATCCTATGTGAGAAGTTATTTTCCACCAGACAAGGTTAAGAATCTTTTAGGTAAAATTGGTGGAGTAGGAGCTCATGTTCTAGCTTCTATTTTAGGTGTATTATCACCATTCTGATCTTGCTCTACTGTGCCTATATTTATAGGTTTTGTGGAATCGGGTATTCCACTGGGAGTTACTTTTACATTTTTAATAACGTCACCTATAGTAAATGAAATAGCAATAGGTTTTTTATTTATAACCTTTGGTGCTAAAATAGCAATAATATATACATTGGCAGGGATGATTATAGGTGTTGTGGCAGGAATAGTAATAGAGAAGATGAACTTAACCCATTTGGTAGAAAGTTATGTATATGAAATGCATATGGGAGAAGCAGAAAGTGAGAGATTAGATTTTAATGGAAGAATAAAATTTTCACTTATAGCAGTAAGGGATATTGTAAAGAGAGTATGGTTATATATTATAATAGGAATAGGAATTGGAGCTGCTATCCACGGATATGCACCAGAAGGTTTTATGGTTAAATATGCGGGGCCTAATAATCCTATAGCCGTATTTGTGGCAGTTGTTTTAGGAATTCCCCTTTACTCTAATGCAGTAGGGACTATTCCTATAGTAGAAGCACTAATTAATAAAGGGGTAGGTGTTGGAACAGCTTTAGCCTTTATGATGTCTGTAGTAGCCCTATCTTTACCAGAGATGATTTTGTTAAAGCAAGTAATAAAACCTAAATTAATTGCCATATTTGTGGCAATAACAGGTACTAGTATAATATTAGTAGGATACTTGTTTAACATTATTTTATAG
- a CDS encoding thioredoxin family protein, whose protein sequence is MKIKILGTGCKNCNTLYDYTCEVVEKLNLDAQVEKVTNLKDILSYGVMKPPALVVDEKVVVSGRVPSKNEIEKILK, encoded by the coding sequence ATGAAAATAAAAATATTGGGAACTGGCTGTAAAAATTGTAATACTTTATATGATTATACTTGTGAAGTAGTGGAAAAACTAAATCTAGATGCACAGGTAGAAAAAGTAACGAATTTAAAGGATATATTATCTTATGGTGTGATGAAACCACCTGCATTAGTGGTAGATGAAAAGGTAGTAGTATCTGGAAGAGTTCCTAGCAAAAACGAAATAGAAAAAATATTAAAGTAA
- a CDS encoding thioredoxin family protein: protein MVDEALTKLNLNEEFEMVGDLAQMVEEGVTEVPALKVNGKVMVEGRLPEVDEVMNILKEELA from the coding sequence ATCGTGGATGAGGCTTTAACAAAGCTAAACTTAAATGAAGAATTTGAAATGGTTGGAGATTTAGCTCAAATGGTTGAAGAAGGTGTAACAGAAGTACCTGCCTTAAAGGTAAATGGTAAAGTAATGGTGGAAGGCAGACTACCAGAAGTAGATGAGGTTATGAACATATTAAAAGAAGAGCTAGCGTAA
- a CDS encoding ComEC/Rec2 family competence protein codes for MDILFSFVAFFFLALFVLGLVEPKYVIWTKNKRRINVIKYYGSLFLIFFLTSTYLFPLGEEVQRIPVKNFNVSSLLSSLKDKIKKDTPALSEEVNVSQDYSGKLRVHFIDVGQADSILIENNGESMLIDAGNNSDSKLLLDYLRKNNIKKLNYVVGTHPHEDHIGSLDTVINNFQIGKVLLPDIIHTTKTYRDVITAIKTKNIKATKPKVGDTFNIGDATCVVLAPKDKKYDNLNDYSIVIKVLFGNTSYLFTGDSEKDSEEDLVRSRISLKSNVLKVGHHGSRSSTSEAFLGEVSPKYAVISCGRKNDYKHPHKETIERLRLRGIPVYRTDESGTIISTSNGNEITFNVTPGSYNYPK; via the coding sequence ATGGATATTTTATTTTCTTTTGTAGCTTTTTTCTTTCTAGCGCTCTTTGTCCTAGGCTTAGTAGAACCAAAATATGTAATTTGGACTAAAAACAAAAGACGCATTAATGTTATTAAGTATTATGGTTCTTTATTTTTAATATTTTTTCTAACATCCACATATCTTTTCCCTTTAGGCGAAGAAGTTCAAAGGATTCCTGTAAAGAATTTTAATGTTTCTTCCCTTTTATCATCTTTAAAGGATAAAATAAAAAAAGATACTCCAGCCCTATCAGAGGAAGTTAATGTATCTCAAGATTATAGTGGAAAACTAAGAGTTCATTTTATAGATGTGGGGCAAGCTGATTCCATATTAATTGAAAATAATGGAGAATCTATGCTCATTGATGCTGGTAATAATTCTGATTCTAAATTATTATTAGATTATCTTAGAAAAAATAATATTAAAAAACTAAATTATGTAGTAGGAACTCACCCCCACGAAGATCATATAGGTTCTTTAGATACGGTAATAAATAACTTTCAAATTGGAAAAGTATTGTTACCAGATATAATTCATACTACAAAGACCTATAGGGACGTAATAACGGCAATAAAAACAAAAAATATTAAAGCAACAAAACCTAAGGTTGGAGATACTTTTAACATTGGTGATGCCACTTGTGTTGTACTGGCTCCAAAGGATAAAAAATATGATAATCTCAATGATTATTCCATAGTAATTAAAGTCCTATTTGGAAACACTTCCTATCTATTTACGGGAGATTCTGAAAAGGACTCTGAGGAAGATTTGGTAAGAAGTAGAATTAGTTTGAAATCTAATGTATTAAAGGTAGGTCATCATGGAAGTAGATCTTCCACTAGTGAGGCCTTCTTAGGTGAGGTATCTCCTAAATATGCTGTCATATCCTGTGGAAGGAAAAATGATTACAAGCATCCCCATAAGGAAACTATAGAAAGGCTTAGACTAAGGGGAATACCTGTATATAGAACAGACGAATCTGGTACAATAATTAGTACATCTAATGGTAATGAGATTACTTTTAATGTAACACCAGGTTCATATAATTATCCAAAATAA
- a CDS encoding patatin-like phospholipase family protein gives MDKKVALVLEGGGLRGNFTSGVLDYFLDNDIHIPYVIGVSMGACNGSTYVSKQRGRNYRVNTEFLRDKRYFSYRNLITNGELFGMDFIFGELPKNIDPFDMDTFMNSEKEFIAVATDCRTGEATYFKKNDPEDIYEVCKASSSLPLISNIVEINGKKYLDGAIADAIPVKKALEDGNDKIVLVLTRPISYIKKPLRFGKLIEYKYREYPNLVNSLLTGHMAYNETVEYIRQLEEDGKAFVIRPNEHLQVGRIERNRTKIDGIYKIGYEIAKESKDKLIEFINV, from the coding sequence ATGGATAAGAAGGTAGCATTAGTTTTAGAAGGTGGTGGCCTAAGGGGGAATTTTACCTCGGGTGTATTAGACTATTTTTTAGATAATGATATACATATTCCATACGTAATAGGAGTTTCTATGGGAGCTTGTAATGGGTCCACTTATGTATCAAAACAAAGGGGAAGAAATTACAGGGTAAATACGGAGTTTCTAAGGGATAAGAGGTATTTTAGTTATAGAAATTTAATAACTAATGGAGAATTATTTGGAATGGACTTTATATTTGGAGAGCTACCTAAAAATATAGATCCTTTTGATATGGATACATTTATGAATTCAGAGAAAGAGTTCATAGCTGTGGCCACAGATTGTCGTACGGGAGAGGCCACATACTTTAAAAAGAATGATCCAGAGGATATATATGAGGTGTGTAAAGCATCTAGTAGTTTACCTCTCATATCTAATATAGTCGAAATAAATGGGAAAAAATATTTAGATGGAGCTATTGCTGATGCAATTCCAGTTAAAAAGGCCCTAGAAGATGGAAATGATAAAATTGTACTAGTTCTCACAAGGCCCATCTCCTATATTAAAAAACCTTTAAGATTTGGGAAATTAATAGAGTATAAGTATAGGGAATATCCTAATTTGGTAAATTCTTTGCTAACAGGACATATGGCATATAATGAAACTGTGGAGTACATAAGACAATTAGAGGAAGATGGAAAAGCCTTTGTTATTCGACCAAATGAACATCTACAAGTTGGAAGAATAGAGAGAAATAGGACGAAAATAGATGGGATTTACAAAATAGGATATGAAATTGCAAAAGAAAGTAAGGATAAATTAATCGAATTTATAAATGTGTAA